A genomic window from Arthrobacter globiformis includes:
- a CDS encoding aminotransferase-like domain-containing protein, with protein MNAAGLPWATRTKGLVGSVIDSSTSLLQRQTHDIVSFAMGSPAAEAVPSEAFSEIYSSVLASNGAGVFAYGATEGETALRDELLAYLETTPERTSAERLLITSGGMQGLDLAGKLFIDPGDLVIVEAPTYTNGSATLLAYGADIVEAPIDDDGLIVEALPELVQKAGRLPKAIYVIPNFQNPTGTAMSLDRRLLLLALAREWRSIIIDDDPYGMLRFDGGHIPGFRELGGGDPLVFSVRTFSKILAPGLRVGWVDADPTIVAKLIDAKQTMDTCTNVPSQLLSAEFLRRGNLEPHLDRLRSEYQTRMRAMQTSLENHFSGLATWTNPQGGFFLWLTFGDHVDTSKLFDAAVRNGVAFIPGRAFSVTGQFGNALRLCFASQTPERTELGISRLAEGLRAL; from the coding sequence ATGAATGCCGCCGGTCTCCCGTGGGCAACCCGCACCAAGGGCTTGGTCGGTTCGGTCATCGATTCGAGCACATCCCTGCTGCAGCGGCAGACGCACGACATCGTCAGCTTCGCCATGGGGAGTCCCGCTGCTGAAGCGGTCCCGTCCGAAGCTTTCAGCGAGATCTACAGTTCCGTTCTCGCCAGTAACGGGGCAGGAGTTTTCGCCTACGGAGCCACTGAAGGCGAGACCGCGCTCCGCGACGAACTCCTTGCCTACCTGGAAACGACTCCCGAGCGCACGTCTGCCGAACGGCTGCTCATCACAAGCGGAGGAATGCAGGGCCTGGACCTTGCGGGCAAGCTCTTTATTGACCCGGGCGATCTTGTGATCGTCGAGGCGCCGACATACACCAACGGAAGCGCCACGCTGCTCGCCTACGGTGCAGACATCGTGGAGGCGCCCATCGACGACGACGGCCTGATCGTGGAGGCCTTGCCGGAGCTGGTTCAAAAGGCCGGGCGCCTGCCCAAAGCCATCTATGTCATTCCGAACTTCCAGAACCCTACCGGGACGGCAATGTCCCTGGATCGCCGGCTACTTCTGCTCGCCCTGGCCAGAGAGTGGCGGAGCATCATCATCGACGACGACCCCTATGGCATGTTGCGTTTCGACGGCGGGCACATCCCGGGATTCCGCGAGCTGGGCGGCGGAGATCCGCTCGTCTTCTCCGTCCGCACCTTTTCCAAGATCCTGGCCCCCGGGCTCCGCGTGGGCTGGGTGGACGCCGATCCCACCATCGTGGCGAAACTCATTGATGCTAAACAGACCATGGATACCTGCACCAATGTTCCCAGTCAACTCCTGTCGGCCGAGTTCCTGCGCCGCGGTAACCTTGAACCACATCTGGACCGGCTCAGAAGCGAATACCAGACGCGGATGAGGGCGATGCAGACATCGCTGGAAAACCACTTCAGCGGACTGGCGACATGGACGAATCCCCAGGGCGGATTCTTCCTGTGGCTCACCTTCGGTGACCACGTCGACACTTCGAAACTCTTTGACGCGGCTGTCCGGAATGGTGTGGCATTTATCCCGGGTCGCGCGTTTTCGGTGACCGGACAGTTCGGCAACGCCTTGCGGCTGTGCTTTGCCTCGCAAACCCCTGAGCGCACGGAGCTCGGCATTTCCCGGCTCGCGGAGGGACTCAGGGCGCTCTGA
- a CDS encoding ABC transporter substrate-binding protein, translating to MRIRTKVQTVVAGLAVVWAMAACGSGANSDSEADSKTSSTADISEGVQPDPAAGKLLPQSYKDKGELTVAMDLHYPPTTFLADDNSTPIGLNPDIARLVAKKLGLKLKFENTSFDTIIPGIDGGRYDFTVTTMSPTAERLKVLDMIDYFNSGLSVAVSAGNPLNISNDDMCGRNIAVTKGSNAQLKHLPNISEWTCTSKGKPAINAVTLPNVQEALTQLASKRIDGILYDTPSLVWADQQQPNTFTILSPQVDTRSDHVAAIGLKKGSPLTPALQKATQSVLESPEYKKSLGNWGLESGAITEAKLN from the coding sequence ATGAGGATCAGAACCAAGGTCCAGACCGTAGTAGCAGGATTGGCGGTTGTGTGGGCAATGGCCGCTTGTGGCTCGGGTGCCAACAGCGATTCGGAAGCCGACTCCAAGACGTCAAGTACGGCCGACATCTCCGAGGGTGTCCAGCCTGATCCGGCCGCAGGCAAGCTGTTGCCGCAGTCCTACAAAGACAAGGGCGAACTGACGGTGGCGATGGACCTGCACTACCCGCCCACCACGTTCCTCGCAGACGATAACAGCACGCCGATCGGCCTGAACCCGGATATCGCACGCCTCGTGGCCAAGAAACTGGGCCTGAAGCTGAAGTTCGAGAACACCTCGTTTGACACCATCATTCCCGGCATTGATGGCGGCCGGTACGACTTTACTGTCACTACCATGTCCCCCACCGCCGAACGGCTGAAGGTGCTGGACATGATTGACTACTTCAACAGCGGCCTGTCTGTTGCCGTGAGCGCCGGCAATCCTTTGAATATCAGCAACGACGACATGTGCGGCAGGAACATCGCGGTCACCAAGGGATCCAACGCCCAGTTGAAGCATCTTCCGAACATTTCGGAGTGGACCTGCACCTCCAAGGGCAAGCCGGCCATTAACGCTGTTACGCTCCCCAACGTCCAGGAAGCCCTCACGCAGCTGGCGTCCAAGCGGATCGACGGCATCCTGTACGACACCCCTTCGCTTGTCTGGGCAGACCAGCAGCAGCCGAACACCTTCACGATTCTTTCTCCACAGGTGGATACCCGCTCGGATCACGTCGCCGCCATTGGCCTGAAGAAGGGATCACCGCTGACTCCTGCACTGCAGAAGGCCACGCAGTCCGTACTTGAAAGCCCCGAGTACAAGAAGTCCCTCGGCAACTGGGGCCTGGAATCAGGCGCCATCACCGAAGCGAAGCTTAACTGA
- a CDS encoding GntR family transcriptional regulator translates to MAAPEGPFVLEGRPTAQLIADQLREQIVQGTFRPGQQINESLLASQLRTSRGPLREALQRLCQEGILVSHRNRGVFVLELATADVKEIYAVRESVELAAANILLDASQQEINDTCEVLKGIIGDMAKQVAVSDWQAIARLDMEFHTAFVAGAGNTRLIRIYKTLAAESRMCILNLEVAYPRVDVLVQEHQSILDLLEAGDRKGLQHAIKRHMQKGVEDLTASRQDIDITA, encoded by the coding sequence ATGGCGGCACCAGAGGGACCGTTCGTACTGGAGGGAAGGCCCACGGCGCAGCTGATTGCAGATCAGCTGCGGGAACAAATCGTCCAAGGAACCTTCCGTCCCGGGCAGCAGATCAACGAATCTCTCCTGGCCAGCCAGCTTCGAACGTCCAGGGGACCTCTCCGGGAAGCGTTGCAGCGTCTGTGCCAGGAGGGGATCCTGGTTAGCCACCGCAACCGCGGAGTGTTCGTCCTCGAGCTTGCTACGGCGGACGTCAAGGAGATCTACGCCGTCCGCGAGTCCGTGGAATTAGCCGCTGCGAATATACTGCTCGACGCCTCGCAGCAGGAAATCAACGACACGTGCGAGGTGCTGAAGGGGATCATCGGGGACATGGCGAAGCAGGTCGCTGTCTCAGACTGGCAGGCGATCGCTCGACTGGACATGGAGTTCCACACCGCCTTCGTTGCCGGTGCCGGCAACACGCGCCTGATCAGGATCTACAAGACCCTGGCAGCGGAATCGAGGATGTGTATTCTCAACCTGGAGGTCGCCTATCCTCGGGTGGATGTTCTGGTGCAGGAACACCAGAGCATCCTGGACCTGCTGGAAGCAGGAGACCGAAAGGGACTCCAGCACGCCATCAAACGGCATATGCAAAAGGGTGTGGAGGACCTCACCGCATCCAGGCAGGACATCGATATCACCGCCTAG
- a CDS encoding haloacid dehalogenase type II, with product MAFEFETKPKFVTFDMNGTLIKFAISDALREVLGERLPAEIADDYLQACKAYRIDECMGDYKPFYQIVANSMERASRRLGLEYREADAQAVYEIVPTWGPYPGVTEALNRLAEEVPLVIITNSDTADAARLAANLKAPFEVIISAEEMGTYKPRLGAFEYMFDKLGVTPDEIVHVSASPMYDLRSAATLGIKNKVYVDRGFEHDEHWLGYERITDIADLPVLFGLPRPAAS from the coding sequence ATGGCATTCGAATTCGAAACTAAGCCGAAGTTCGTGACGTTCGACATGAACGGAACCCTGATCAAGTTCGCTATCAGCGACGCGCTGCGTGAGGTCCTGGGCGAGCGGCTGCCGGCCGAGATCGCCGATGACTACCTACAGGCCTGCAAGGCGTACCGGATCGACGAGTGCATGGGCGATTACAAGCCGTTCTACCAGATCGTCGCCAACTCGATGGAGCGCGCCTCGCGCAGGCTCGGCCTTGAGTACCGTGAGGCCGACGCTCAGGCGGTCTACGAGATTGTCCCCACCTGGGGCCCGTACCCTGGTGTCACCGAGGCGCTGAACCGCCTGGCTGAGGAAGTCCCGCTGGTCATCATCACGAACAGCGACACCGCGGATGCTGCGCGCCTCGCAGCGAACCTCAAGGCCCCCTTCGAAGTCATCATCAGCGCAGAGGAGATGGGCACCTACAAGCCGCGGCTCGGTGCATTTGAGTACATGTTCGACAAGCTTGGCGTGACACCCGACGAGATCGTGCACGTCTCCGCGAGCCCGATGTACGACCTGCGATCCGCGGCCACCCTGGGCATCAAGAACAAGGTGTACGTGGACCGCGGCTTCGAGCACGACGAGCACTGGCTCGGCTACGAGCGGATCACCGACATTGCCGACCTCCCCGTCCTCTTCGGCCTGCCGCGTCCTGCTGCCTCGTAA
- a CDS encoding aspartate/glutamate racemase family protein, with product MKKMQTAGTAPVKTLAGLPLLGIQRTTARAGSNRVVGILGGMGPAATADFYLKLIQATPAAVDQEHLRVLIWSDPTIPDRTEALLTHGEDPTPALIAGAKMLRQSGARMLAVPCNTAHAFLAAVQTEVDIPIIHMIEETANYVHRLKPAIRRVGLLSTTGTQRAGLYQSWLDRIGVQVLSPAPDSQEQLVMASIRGIKGGQGGQAIKTQLTTAAQELVDAGAEAIIGGCTEVPVGLAPEDVAVPFVDPARILADSVVRTALARSDPEYSIQYATSPHEYR from the coding sequence ATGAAGAAGATGCAAACCGCCGGGACGGCACCCGTTAAAACCCTGGCTGGCTTGCCCCTGCTCGGAATACAGCGGACGACTGCCCGTGCGGGAAGCAACAGGGTTGTCGGAATTCTCGGGGGCATGGGTCCTGCGGCCACCGCAGATTTCTACCTGAAGCTGATTCAGGCAACACCGGCCGCCGTGGACCAGGAGCACCTCCGGGTGCTCATCTGGTCGGATCCGACCATTCCCGACAGGACTGAAGCCCTCCTCACGCATGGAGAAGATCCGACCCCGGCCCTGATCGCCGGCGCCAAGATGCTGCGGCAGTCAGGAGCCAGGATGCTCGCTGTCCCCTGCAACACCGCGCATGCCTTCCTCGCTGCAGTGCAAACAGAGGTGGACATCCCGATCATCCACATGATCGAGGAAACGGCGAACTACGTTCATCGGCTCAAGCCCGCCATTCGACGCGTGGGGCTGCTCTCGACCACCGGCACGCAAAGAGCCGGCCTCTATCAGTCCTGGCTGGACCGGATTGGGGTTCAGGTCCTCTCCCCCGCGCCTGATTCCCAGGAACAGCTGGTGATGGCTTCCATTCGAGGTATCAAGGGCGGCCAGGGCGGCCAGGCCATAAAGACGCAACTCACCACTGCTGCCCAGGAGCTTGTGGATGCCGGCGCAGAGGCGATTATTGGGGGCTGCACGGAGGTCCCCGTGGGCCTGGCACCGGAGGACGTCGCGGTACCGTTCGTAGATCCGGCCCGTATCCTCGCTGATTCAGTCGTGCGGACAGCACTCGCTCGAAGCGACCCAGAGTACAGTATCCAATATGCCACTAGCCCGCATGAGTACCGTTGA
- a CDS encoding amino acid ABC transporter ATP-binding protein: MTADGTIHARGIRKSFGPKTVLQGIDLDIASGEVCCIIGPSGSGKSTLLRCINGLETVDTGVLKVNGENLGYYETETAYHALSPKDVARQRTRIGMVFQQFNLFPNMTAQENVMAGPVLVKGHDRKQATTRASELLASVGLSGFGHHYPAQLSGGQQQRVAIARSLAMDPEIMLFDEPTSALDPEKVGEVLAVMKDLASKGMTMVVVTHEMGFAREVADSLLFMAEGCIIERGDAREILRNPKERRTQSFLEKVL; the protein is encoded by the coding sequence ATGACTGCCGACGGCACCATTCACGCCCGTGGAATCCGGAAGTCCTTCGGACCGAAAACAGTCCTGCAAGGCATCGATCTGGACATCGCCAGCGGAGAGGTCTGCTGCATCATCGGACCCAGCGGCTCCGGCAAGTCCACCCTCCTGCGCTGCATCAACGGCCTGGAGACCGTCGATACGGGAGTCCTGAAAGTCAACGGTGAAAATTTGGGGTACTACGAAACCGAAACCGCCTATCACGCCCTCAGCCCGAAGGATGTCGCCCGCCAGCGCACCAGGATCGGCATGGTCTTCCAGCAGTTCAACCTCTTCCCCAACATGACCGCCCAGGAGAATGTCATGGCCGGCCCCGTGCTGGTCAAAGGCCATGACAGGAAGCAGGCCACCACGCGGGCAAGCGAGCTTTTGGCCAGTGTGGGCCTCTCTGGTTTCGGCCACCACTATCCCGCTCAGCTGTCCGGCGGCCAACAGCAGCGCGTGGCCATCGCCCGTTCCCTGGCGATGGACCCCGAGATCATGCTCTTCGATGAACCCACGTCGGCCCTGGACCCCGAAAAGGTCGGCGAAGTCCTCGCCGTCATGAAGGACCTGGCCAGCAAAGGGATGACCATGGTGGTGGTTACCCACGAAATGGGGTTCGCCCGCGAAGTCGCAGACTCGCTGCTGTTCATGGCCGAAGGCTGCATCATCGAGCGCGGCGACGCCAGGGAAATTCTCCGCAATCCGAAGGAGCGCCGGACCCAATCCTTCCTGGAAAAGGTGCTCTAA
- a CDS encoding cupin domain-containing protein: MSDATTANPGEPKAKETSITEGQTEVSLRLWARDDFKTGIWEVTPGTFKSTRPGYDEICQILSGTGTITEPDGTSFDIGPGTLFVTPAGWEGSWTIHETVRKMWVVKDLPATAE, encoded by the coding sequence ATGAGCGATGCAACAACTGCAAACCCGGGGGAACCCAAAGCCAAGGAAACCTCAATTACCGAAGGACAGACCGAGGTCTCCCTGCGTCTCTGGGCCAGGGATGACTTCAAGACGGGCATCTGGGAGGTAACACCGGGAACGTTTAAGAGCACCCGGCCCGGCTATGACGAGATCTGCCAGATTCTGAGCGGGACCGGCACCATCACCGAGCCGGATGGCACCAGCTTCGACATCGGCCCGGGTACCCTGTTCGTTACTCCTGCCGGCTGGGAGGGGAGTTGGACTATCCACGAGACGGTACGCAAGATGTGGGTTGTCAAGGACCTTCCGGCCACGGCTGAGTAG
- a CDS encoding GntR family transcriptional regulator — protein MSTVDRPKMSDAAYERLRDAIVRGELAPGEKIKDGDLAEMLGLSRTPVREALTRLVDSGLVESKPGVYTRVATLNHDDVAANLAVLRALDSLAMQAAVPRLTKRDFQSMREANKKFARAVKSLNVLEALAADDAFHHVIIEAAGNPVVARIIGQLHPQLHRILYRKFSGLLGGEDTINHHEELIRACEAGDAQAAAAMSGEHWSHLGELISRLFDSDELSV, from the coding sequence ATGAGTACCGTTGACCGCCCGAAGATGAGCGATGCAGCTTACGAGCGACTGAGGGACGCGATTGTTCGTGGCGAGCTGGCTCCCGGCGAAAAGATCAAGGACGGCGACCTCGCGGAAATGCTCGGGCTCAGCAGGACTCCTGTCCGGGAAGCGCTGACCCGCCTGGTCGACAGCGGGCTCGTCGAGTCCAAGCCCGGCGTCTACACGAGGGTCGCAACCCTCAACCATGATGATGTCGCAGCAAATCTCGCAGTCCTCAGAGCACTGGATTCCCTGGCCATGCAGGCTGCGGTTCCCCGACTGACGAAACGTGACTTCCAGTCCATGCGCGAGGCAAACAAGAAGTTCGCCAGAGCCGTAAAGAGCCTGAATGTGCTGGAGGCCCTGGCTGCAGACGATGCCTTCCATCACGTGATCATAGAGGCGGCGGGCAATCCGGTCGTCGCCCGCATCATCGGGCAACTGCATCCGCAGCTGCACCGCATCCTTTACCGTAAGTTTTCAGGACTCCTCGGTGGCGAAGACACCATCAACCACCACGAAGAACTCATCAGGGCCTGTGAAGCGGGGGATGCCCAAGCCGCGGCCGCAATGTCGGGCGAGCACTGGTCCCATCTCGGCGAGCTGATCAGCCGGCTGTTCGACTCTGATGAACTTTCCGTCTAG
- a CDS encoding amino acid ABC transporter permease, protein MAWVLCTLLGLGILISVSTNPNFKWHVVARYFTHETILRGLLLTVFLTLASMALGTLLGLLLAIMRASSIKPVAATSGVYITLFRGTPVLVQLIFWFNIAALYPNLTIGIPFTDISTAVDVNALMAPITAALVGLTLNEAAYMAEIIRGGFSAVGKGQIEAADSLGMSAGMKMRKVIIPQAMPSIIPATGNQVIGMFKETSLVSVLGVAELLQSAQLIYARTYETIPLLIVASLWYLAMTLLLSYPQSKLEKRYSRATSALPRKARRGPLTAPEGIAR, encoded by the coding sequence GTGGCGTGGGTTCTGTGCACCCTGCTTGGTCTTGGCATTCTGATCTCTGTTTCAACCAATCCCAACTTCAAGTGGCATGTAGTCGCCAGATACTTCACCCACGAAACAATCCTCCGTGGCCTGCTGCTCACGGTCTTCCTGACCCTGGCAAGCATGGCGCTCGGCACCCTGCTGGGCCTGCTGCTTGCCATTATGAGGGCATCCAGCATCAAACCGGTCGCCGCCACCTCGGGCGTCTACATCACTTTGTTCCGCGGCACCCCGGTCCTGGTACAGCTGATCTTCTGGTTCAACATCGCTGCGCTGTACCCGAACCTGACGATCGGTATTCCGTTCACCGACATCAGCACCGCCGTCGATGTCAATGCCTTGATGGCACCCATCACTGCAGCACTGGTCGGCCTCACGCTCAATGAAGCCGCCTACATGGCGGAGATCATCCGCGGAGGCTTCTCCGCCGTCGGAAAGGGCCAGATCGAGGCCGCGGACTCTCTCGGCATGAGCGCGGGGATGAAGATGCGCAAGGTCATCATTCCCCAGGCGATGCCCTCGATCATCCCGGCGACCGGAAATCAGGTCATCGGCATGTTCAAGGAAACCTCCCTCGTCAGCGTGCTGGGCGTTGCGGAGCTGCTCCAGAGCGCCCAGCTCATCTACGCCCGCACCTACGAGACCATCCCGCTGCTCATCGTCGCCAGCCTCTGGTACCTCGCGATGACCCTTCTCCTGAGCTACCCGCAATCCAAGCTCGAGAAAAGGTACTCGCGTGCAACCTCCGCACTGCCGAGGAAGGCAAGACGAGGGCCCCTGACAGCACCGGAAGGCATTGCCCGATGA
- a CDS encoding GntR family transcriptional regulator gives MAATEGLFVLEGRPTAQLIADQLREQIVQGIFRPGEQINESAMASRLRTSRGPLREALQRLCQEGILVNHRNRGVFVLELTTEDIKEIYAVREAVESAAANTLLDGSEEQITDTCDVLQGIIKDMAKQVAVSDWQAIARLDMQFHTSFVAGTGNSRLIRVYETLAAESRMCILSLEVSYPRVDDLVQEHQNILDLLAARDRRGLQNAIKRHMQKAVDDLTATK, from the coding sequence ATGGCAGCAACCGAAGGATTATTTGTCCTGGAAGGAAGGCCCACGGCCCAGCTGATTGCCGATCAACTGCGGGAGCAAATCGTGCAGGGGATCTTCCGTCCGGGCGAGCAGATCAATGAGTCTGCCATGGCCAGCCGGCTGCGCACGTCCAGGGGACCGCTCCGGGAAGCACTGCAGCGACTGTGCCAGGAAGGGATACTGGTCAACCACCGCAACCGCGGAGTGTTCGTTCTTGAGCTTACAACCGAGGACATCAAGGAGATCTACGCAGTCCGCGAGGCCGTGGAATCAGCCGCAGCAAATACGCTGCTGGACGGCAGCGAGGAACAGATCACAGACACCTGCGACGTGCTGCAGGGAATCATCAAGGACATGGCAAAGCAGGTTGCCGTTTCCGACTGGCAGGCGATCGCACGGCTGGACATGCAGTTCCACACCTCCTTCGTCGCCGGCACAGGAAATTCCCGCCTGATCCGGGTCTACGAGACACTAGCCGCCGAATCCCGGATGTGTATTCTCAGTCTGGAGGTCTCCTATCCTCGTGTGGATGATCTCGTGCAGGAGCACCAGAACATCCTGGATCTCCTGGCAGCACGGGACAGAAGGGGACTCCAGAACGCCATCAAACGGCACATGCAAAAGGCCGTCGACGATCTCACCGCCACCAAGTAG
- a CDS encoding amylo-alpha-1,6-glucosidase — translation MAGWNADTAAGPVGAGTITLVEGTSFCISLPNGDIHPEYPHGVFFQDTRILSRWSLTVNGQSLEPLAAETKEPYRALFAGRVTRSDGYADSPLIVERLREVGAGIQEQVTIRNYSPDPAECTISVSAEADFADLFEVKEARIQGRWEETREADGDTLTIRAVWQDVRKGLLVQAPGADVTQDALTYRVSLAPHSQWSTVLTAVPSAEATSPPPPSFIHSDGEKLSPRDRRRQEWVAKIPKLHMANHSIERTLRRSYDDLGALRIEDPNHPERIVVAAGAPWFMTLFGRDSLWASEMAMPVDPSLALGTLQTLADRQGSVVDQMSEEEPGKILHEVRLDVSSGLALGGKSVYYGSIDATPLFVTVLGSVSRWGFGKETIAALLPHADRALDWIRDYGDRDGDGFVEYERLNPRGLINQGWKDSWDGINFANGRMAEPPIALCEAQAYVYDAYMARAWIAYDAGDAPLGDELADRAKQLKKRFNEQFWIPEREYYAIALDGKKRQVDACASNMGHCLWVGLVDEDKAPQVAEHLMSPEMFSGWGVRTLASDMGAYNPASYHNGSVWPHDNAVIAAGLMRYGFVAEAQRISTALLEAAEYSDGRLPELFCGFSRDQFAEPVPYPTACSPQAWAATTPIQLVTTLMRYDTHVSRGGFWMDPVLPESYGDLHISNAPMAGGRITIDIANSVPTVQGLPEGMIFHKGHRPWLTELVKEAEQHRKT, via the coding sequence ATGGCTGGATGGAACGCGGACACTGCTGCCGGACCTGTGGGGGCAGGGACGATTACCCTGGTGGAAGGCACGTCCTTTTGCATCTCCCTGCCGAACGGGGACATCCATCCGGAATATCCGCACGGAGTTTTCTTTCAGGACACGCGCATTCTGTCCCGCTGGAGCCTGACCGTTAATGGCCAGTCCCTGGAACCGCTGGCCGCGGAGACGAAAGAACCATACCGCGCGCTGTTTGCCGGCCGCGTCACACGTTCCGATGGGTATGCTGACAGCCCGCTGATCGTGGAGCGGCTGCGGGAAGTGGGGGCAGGCATCCAGGAGCAGGTCACTATTCGCAACTATTCCCCGGACCCGGCCGAATGCACCATTTCCGTCAGTGCTGAGGCAGATTTCGCGGATCTTTTCGAGGTCAAGGAGGCCCGGATCCAGGGTCGCTGGGAAGAAACCCGGGAAGCGGACGGTGATACCTTGACCATCCGCGCGGTCTGGCAGGATGTCCGGAAGGGACTCCTGGTCCAGGCTCCCGGTGCCGACGTCACCCAGGACGCCCTGACCTACCGTGTGTCCCTCGCGCCGCACAGCCAGTGGAGTACGGTGCTCACCGCGGTGCCCAGCGCCGAGGCAACGAGTCCTCCCCCGCCGTCGTTCATCCATAGTGACGGCGAGAAACTGTCCCCCCGGGACCGCCGCAGGCAGGAGTGGGTGGCCAAGATTCCCAAGCTGCACATGGCCAACCACTCCATCGAACGCACCCTGCGGCGCAGCTACGACGACCTTGGCGCGCTCCGCATCGAGGACCCCAACCACCCGGAGCGGATTGTGGTCGCTGCTGGTGCGCCGTGGTTCATGACGCTCTTCGGCCGCGACTCACTCTGGGCGTCGGAGATGGCAATGCCTGTAGACCCCTCGCTGGCGCTGGGCACGCTGCAAACCCTGGCCGACCGCCAGGGCAGTGTGGTGGACCAGATGAGCGAGGAGGAACCGGGCAAGATCCTGCACGAGGTGAGGCTGGACGTCTCCAGCGGGCTCGCGCTCGGCGGCAAGTCCGTCTACTACGGCAGCATCGACGCCACCCCGCTCTTCGTGACGGTACTTGGATCGGTGAGCCGCTGGGGCTTTGGCAAGGAAACCATCGCCGCGCTGCTGCCGCACGCGGACCGTGCACTGGACTGGATCCGTGATTACGGCGACAGGGATGGCGACGGGTTCGTCGAGTATGAGCGCCTCAACCCGCGGGGGCTTATCAACCAGGGCTGGAAGGACTCCTGGGACGGCATCAACTTCGCCAACGGCCGCATGGCCGAGCCCCCTATCGCGCTCTGTGAAGCGCAGGCGTACGTCTACGACGCCTACATGGCGCGCGCCTGGATTGCGTACGACGCCGGCGACGCGCCTTTGGGCGATGAACTCGCCGACCGCGCGAAGCAACTGAAGAAGCGGTTCAACGAGCAGTTCTGGATCCCTGAACGCGAGTATTACGCCATCGCCCTGGACGGCAAGAAGCGGCAGGTCGACGCGTGCGCGTCCAACATGGGCCACTGCCTGTGGGTGGGCCTGGTGGATGAGGATAAGGCGCCGCAGGTGGCTGAACACCTCATGTCGCCGGAGATGTTCAGCGGCTGGGGCGTGCGTACGTTGGCCAGCGACATGGGCGCCTACAACCCCGCGAGCTACCACAACGGCTCGGTCTGGCCGCACGACAACGCAGTCATCGCGGCAGGCCTGATGCGCTACGGCTTCGTGGCAGAGGCGCAGCGCATCTCCACGGCCCTCCTGGAGGCCGCGGAATATTCCGACGGCCGCCTGCCCGAGCTGTTCTGCGGCTTCAGCCGGGACCAGTTCGCCGAGCCCGTCCCCTACCCGACGGCGTGTTCACCACAGGCCTGGGCGGCCACAACGCCGATCCAGCTCGTGACGACACTGATGCGGTACGACACCCATGTTTCCCGCGGCGGCTTCTGGATGGATCCTGTCCTCCCGGAGTCCTACGGCGACCTCCACATCAGCAACGCTCCCATGGCCGGCGGCCGGATCACGATCGACATCGCCAATTCGGTGCCGACGGTCCAGGGCCTGCCTGAGGGAATGATTTTCCACAAGGGGCACCGGCCCTGGCTGACCGAACTCGTGAAAGAAGCGGAGCAGCACCGCAAGACCTAG